The Leptospira sp. WS39.C2 genome contains a region encoding:
- a CDS encoding ATP-binding protein, producing the protein METNTVGKKYKMNEGKRPEDFLSLANLSEPNKSGTLKVYFGMSPGVGKTYAMLTEAHHLKQDGEDVKIGIVETHGRADTKALVDGLERIPLKNIEYRGKVWEEMDVETILKEKPGYVLVDELAHTNIPGSINNKRYQDVLLLLDAGINVLSTVNVQHLESQVDSIEKILQSPVKETIPDSILERADELVLIDIIPDELLKRLSEGRVYVPDKIIQAKENFFRKENLTYLRELSLTYTAKYVEKRMPHGRERILVAISASPHSKTLLRNAKRLSLERNSELYAFFSESEETKDSDSAFAVRSHIRLAKELGAEVVHSFESDPVVGIVSAIHEKRIHRLVIGGSRKRGLFPFLHRNITEKILNQLRDVEVIIIPYHDDRTFHLDFYKKLIPSSSLRQYASIFALTSFVTIINLFLLSYIGYWTVSILYLFYVALLGMFFSRGPVLLAAILSASFWNFLFIPPLYTFYISKLEDALMFIIFMLIALINGGLTARLKKNETKLRSREEKLTILYELAQNLSKTSTSKEIVETGDSFFKRIFPFPVKLHFYQSGEFIPSITDQKDLAVASWTIKNGKPAGRYTDTLSLSNTTFYPLVSPGGITGVISVKASFEPSLEMEILLNTVANQVALALDRDVLSEDAKKNYLIKESEKLYNLVFNSLSHELKTPLTSIRGSASALLDPDIASNPEARRALLEEIQESSLVLNLLLGNLLDISRIESGYLTLKKEKVYPSDIIHDAISYLGKNKTNHTVVTNLNENDIDIDLDRVLFSHAIFNLLYNACLYTPEGSTIWISIHKLNVHTMTWVVEDNGNGLPIDSSRIFQKFYRGESSGKIGTGLGLAITKSIVELHGGQIEAVNRIEGGAKFVIDIPI; encoded by the coding sequence TTGGAAACAAATACAGTTGGAAAAAAATACAAAATGAATGAAGGCAAACGACCCGAAGATTTTTTGTCTTTAGCAAACCTATCTGAACCAAACAAATCTGGCACTCTAAAAGTATATTTTGGAATGTCACCGGGTGTCGGAAAAACCTATGCGATGTTAACGGAAGCTCACCATCTAAAACAAGATGGTGAAGATGTCAAAATTGGCATAGTCGAAACTCATGGTAGAGCAGACACAAAGGCATTGGTGGATGGATTGGAAAGGATTCCACTCAAAAATATTGAATATCGTGGAAAAGTTTGGGAGGAAATGGACGTTGAAACAATCCTAAAAGAAAAACCGGGTTATGTGTTGGTGGATGAATTGGCACATACCAATATTCCAGGATCAATCAATAACAAACGTTATCAAGATGTGCTTTTGTTATTGGATGCTGGGATCAATGTTTTGTCTACTGTTAATGTTCAACATTTAGAAAGCCAAGTTGATTCGATTGAAAAGATTTTACAAAGCCCAGTAAAAGAAACGATTCCAGATAGTATTTTAGAAAGAGCTGACGAACTTGTATTAATAGACATTATCCCTGATGAATTACTGAAACGGCTTTCGGAAGGAAGAGTGTATGTACCAGATAAAATCATCCAAGCAAAAGAAAATTTTTTCCGAAAAGAAAACTTAACTTATCTAAGGGAGTTATCGCTTACCTATACAGCAAAGTACGTAGAAAAAAGAATGCCTCATGGTAGAGAGAGGATTTTGGTTGCCATATCGGCAAGCCCTCACTCGAAAACCTTATTAAGGAATGCAAAACGATTGTCCTTGGAAAGGAATTCCGAATTGTATGCTTTCTTTTCTGAAAGTGAAGAAACGAAAGATTCTGATTCTGCCTTTGCGGTTCGCTCCCATATCAGACTTGCAAAAGAACTGGGTGCCGAAGTGGTGCATTCCTTTGAATCTGATCCAGTGGTGGGAATTGTCTCAGCTATACATGAAAAAAGAATCCATCGTTTGGTGATCGGAGGATCGAGAAAACGAGGACTATTTCCATTTTTACACAGAAACATCACAGAAAAAATTTTGAACCAACTCCGAGATGTAGAAGTGATCATCATACCCTATCATGATGATCGTACCTTCCATCTTGATTTTTATAAAAAGTTAATTCCTTCCTCGAGTCTTCGGCAATATGCTTCCATCTTTGCTCTGACATCCTTTGTTACGATCATAAACTTATTTTTGCTTTCATACATAGGATATTGGACAGTTTCAATTTTGTATTTATTCTATGTTGCTTTACTTGGTATGTTTTTCAGTCGGGGTCCTGTTTTACTTGCCGCCATTTTATCTGCTAGTTTTTGGAATTTTTTATTCATTCCACCATTATATACATTTTATATTTCAAAATTAGAAGATGCATTAATGTTTATAATCTTTATGTTGATTGCCCTCATCAATGGTGGTTTAACCGCGAGACTGAAAAAAAATGAAACCAAACTTAGGTCACGTGAAGAAAAATTAACCATCTTATATGAATTAGCGCAAAATCTATCCAAAACATCGACATCAAAAGAAATTGTTGAAACTGGAGATTCTTTTTTCAAACGTATCTTTCCTTTTCCGGTGAAATTGCATTTTTACCAATCGGGAGAATTCATTCCTAGTATAACAGACCAAAAAGACTTGGCAGTTGCCTCTTGGACCATTAAAAACGGAAAACCTGCGGGTCGGTATACTGACACTTTATCACTTTCCAATACTACGTTTTATCCTCTAGTCTCACCTGGCGGCATTACTGGTGTCATTAGTGTGAAAGCAAGTTTTGAGCCAAGTTTAGAAATGGAAATTTTATTAAACACTGTCGCTAACCAAGTTGCTTTAGCCCTCGATCGAGATGTACTTTCGGAAGATGCGAAGAAAAACTATTTAATCAAAGAATCGGAAAAATTATACAATTTAGTATTTAATTCTCTTTCTCATGAATTGAAAACTCCACTTACGTCAATTAGAGGTTCTGCTTCGGCTCTGTTAGATCCAGATATTGCATCGAATCCAGAAGCGAGAAGGGCATTACTCGAGGAAATCCAGGAAAGTTCATTGGTGTTGAATTTACTTTTAGGGAATTTGTTAGATATTAGCAGAATCGAATCAGGGTATTTGACTTTAAAAAAAGAAAAGGTTTATCCATCTGATATCATTCACGATGCCATTTCTTACTTAGGCAAAAATAAAACAAATCATACCGTTGTTACAAATTTAAATGAGAATGATATCGATATCGATTTGGACCGAGTGTTATTTTCACATGCAATTTTTAATTTATTGTATAATGCATGTTTGTACACTCCCGAAGGTTCAACGATTTGGATTTCGATTCATAAATTAAATGTTCATACTATGACTTGGGTTGTGGAAGACAATGGGAATGGTTTGCCGATCGATTCTTCTCGGATTTTTCAGAAGTTTTATCGTGGTGAATCATCTGGTAAAATTGGAACTGGGCTTGGTCTTGCCATTACCAAATCAATTGTTGAATTACACGGTGGTCAAATTGAGGCAGTAAATCGAATTGAAGGTGGTGCAAAGTTTGTCATTGACATTCCTATCTAA
- a CDS encoding response regulator yields MNHDLILLVDDDSAIRKMLRIALEAKGYHILEAISKKDTIESIALHSPKLVLLDLQLPDGNGLEVIKEVRTFSEVPFIVLSVMNAEADKIALLDAGADDYITKPFSMGELLARIRTAFRRLPAEDAPTNWEKENLVIDFANHHVFKNNESIKLTPTEFQILTYLVKNSGKTITHEMLIKIIWGDLAQNEMNSLRVHLTQLRKKIEDTPNQPTLILTVPGVGYRWST; encoded by the coding sequence ATGAATCATGATTTGATCCTTTTGGTTGATGATGATAGTGCCATTCGAAAAATGTTACGAATTGCATTAGAGGCAAAAGGTTATCATATCTTAGAAGCAATCTCTAAAAAAGATACAATTGAATCCATCGCGCTTCATTCTCCAAAATTAGTATTACTCGACTTACAATTACCTGATGGGAACGGATTGGAAGTAATCAAAGAAGTTAGAACCTTTTCTGAGGTTCCCTTTATTGTTTTATCAGTGATGAATGCAGAGGCGGATAAAATTGCCTTACTCGATGCAGGTGCAGATGATTATATCACAAAACCGTTTAGTATGGGAGAACTACTTGCAAGGATTCGCACTGCATTCCGACGTTTGCCTGCAGAAGATGCTCCCACAAATTGGGAGAAAGAAAATCTAGTCATCGATTTTGCAAACCACCATGTTTTCAAAAACAATGAGAGCATTAAGTTAACTCCTACAGAATTTCAAATTTTGACTTATCTCGTAAAAAATTCAGGTAAAACCATTACGCACGAAATGTTGATTAAAATCATTTGGGGAGATTTAGCGCAAAATGAGATGAATTCACTTCGTGTTCATCTCACTCAGTTGCGTAAAAAAATAGAAGACACTCCAAACCAACCAACTTTGATATTAACCGTTCCTGGAGTTGGTTATCGATGGTCCACATAG
- a CDS encoding porin has protein sequence MLNQSTFFYLKNSLLLWRTKFKFIFLVFGFFIFFSPIDSEEKKESEELTKPNTKLKTIKIPSSFQFGGFIDSYYLYNLNLPKDTERNYTTQAVRNGEFNINLAYLEAKVEEIKYRGRIAFQWGTSVNANYSGEITTEKYSNQTSVKNIQEAYTGFKLGKDTWIDLGIFFGNIGYESWISHNNVNYTRAYALDYVPYYSSGVRLTHNFTEKLSGQLQILNGWQNITDNNKDKSFGSQLKYIFNQYFTLTLNQFAGNEAPDFERKQMRYYNNTILEWVLSERFKIIGQFDIGAQKDKQSFVYEPWLEVYDPSLSEYRETSSKVYRQWYHGTIWMSYLLTPDYRMSFRIERFYDPKQVMVSTGTPNGFMSNGYTITFDFLEFDPGLLRLEYVYRRSADFLFAYRDSQTSKKEDFFIVAFSMKF, from the coding sequence ATGTTGAATCAATCTACATTTTTTTATTTAAAAAATTCCCTTTTGTTATGGAGAACTAAATTTAAATTTATCTTCTTGGTATTTGGATTTTTTATCTTTTTTTCACCGATCGATTCGGAAGAAAAAAAAGAGTCTGAAGAACTTACAAAACCTAATACGAAACTGAAAACAATTAAGATCCCAAGTTCATTCCAATTTGGTGGGTTCATCGATTCGTATTATTTGTACAATCTAAATCTACCAAAAGATACAGAACGAAATTATACAACACAAGCTGTAAGGAATGGAGAATTCAATATCAATTTAGCCTATTTAGAAGCTAAGGTCGAAGAAATAAAATACCGAGGTAGGATCGCATTCCAGTGGGGAACTTCCGTGAATGCAAATTATTCGGGAGAAATCACAACAGAAAAGTATTCCAACCAAACCTCTGTTAAAAATATCCAGGAAGCTTACACTGGGTTCAAACTTGGGAAAGATACATGGATAGACCTTGGTATTTTTTTTGGAAATATCGGGTATGAATCATGGATTTCCCATAATAATGTGAATTATACAAGAGCGTATGCTTTAGATTACGTTCCTTATTATTCGTCCGGGGTTCGATTAACACATAATTTTACAGAGAAATTGAGTGGGCAGTTGCAAATCTTAAATGGCTGGCAAAATATAACAGATAACAATAAAGATAAATCCTTCGGTAGCCAATTAAAATATATTTTTAATCAGTATTTTACTCTGACACTGAATCAATTTGCCGGAAATGAAGCTCCTGACTTCGAAAGAAAACAAATGAGATATTACAATAATACCATTTTGGAATGGGTTTTATCCGAACGATTTAAAATCATCGGCCAATTTGATATTGGAGCGCAAAAGGATAAACAAAGTTTTGTTTATGAACCTTGGTTAGAAGTATATGATCCGAGTTTAAGCGAATACCGTGAAACATCTTCAAAGGTTTATCGACAATGGTATCATGGTACAATATGGATGAGTTACCTTTTGACACCAGATTACCGTATGAGTTTTCGGATCGAACGATTTTACGACCCAAAACAAGTGATGGTTAGTACGGGGACACCAAACGGTTTTATGAGTAATGGGTATACGATAACTTTTGATTTTCTCGAGTTTGATCCAGGATTACTCAGATTGGAATATGTTTACAGAAGGTCAGCCGATTTCCTTTTTGCATACCGAGATTCCCAAACTTCCAAGAAGGAAGATTTTTTCATTGTAGCGTTTTCTATGAAATTTTGA